Proteins from a genomic interval of Hyalangium ruber:
- a CDS encoding phytoene desaturase family protein, producing the protein MPDVIVVGAGHNGLVTAALLARRGLKVTVLEEKDMVGGASKTEYPFRSAPKLGVSTGAYLLGLMPPELMRELELELPLKRRDPHYFLPTLDKRYLLFGSNEQEMKRQFLAFFSEADWNANQAMNTELAAMRDDLAPAWLMPPLSLEETAERFIRPALRTPFINLCRGTAHEYLDRFGYQSDLLKAMYAVTDAFSGLDAGYDTPGAGMNLLVHNMCRLPGSGGTWMIVGGGMGTVTQSLEKLVRKHGGEVRTRAKVASIRTDRGVVKGVVLEGGEEISASVVVSNADPFRTLKLVSDSALSADYRQSIDAMATPGTTLKVNLCLKGLPTFTCLPEDRGQFGPTIHLLPQEDVLESLTQSYADTKAGKLAEFPSIEWYFHTPVDPSLRDAEGHHNSALFVQWVPYQPKGSTWEKEESRYVQHLLSICDRFAPGTSDLVVETFTLSPPRIEAHFGITHGHIHHVDNKRGFNERLPYETPVQGLYFCGAGCHPAGSVIGAAGHNAAGVVLKALGR; encoded by the coding sequence ATGCCAGATGTCATCGTGGTAGGCGCGGGCCACAACGGGCTCGTCACCGCGGCGCTGCTCGCGCGCCGGGGTTTGAAGGTCACCGTCCTCGAAGAGAAGGACATGGTGGGAGGGGCCAGCAAGACGGAGTACCCGTTCCGCTCGGCGCCCAAGCTGGGCGTGTCCACGGGCGCCTACCTGCTCGGCCTCATGCCTCCGGAGTTGATGCGCGAGCTGGAGCTGGAGCTGCCCCTCAAGCGCCGGGATCCGCACTACTTCCTGCCCACCCTGGACAAGCGCTACCTCCTGTTCGGCTCGAACGAGCAGGAGATGAAGCGCCAGTTCCTGGCGTTCTTCTCCGAGGCGGACTGGAACGCCAACCAGGCGATGAACACCGAGCTGGCCGCCATGCGCGATGACCTGGCCCCGGCGTGGCTGATGCCCCCGCTCTCCCTGGAGGAGACCGCCGAGCGCTTCATCCGCCCTGCCCTGCGCACCCCCTTCATCAACCTGTGTCGTGGGACCGCGCACGAGTACCTGGACCGCTTCGGCTACCAGTCGGACCTGCTCAAGGCCATGTACGCGGTGACCGACGCCTTCTCCGGGCTGGACGCGGGCTACGACACGCCCGGCGCGGGCATGAACCTGCTCGTCCACAACATGTGCCGGCTGCCCGGCAGCGGCGGCACGTGGATGATCGTCGGCGGCGGCATGGGCACCGTCACCCAGTCCCTCGAGAAGCTCGTGCGCAAGCACGGCGGCGAGGTGCGCACCCGCGCCAAGGTGGCCTCCATCCGCACCGACCGGGGCGTGGTGAAGGGCGTGGTGCTGGAGGGCGGCGAGGAAATCTCCGCCTCCGTGGTGGTGTCCAACGCGGATCCGTTCCGCACGCTGAAACTGGTGTCCGACTCGGCCCTGTCCGCCGACTACCGCCAGAGCATCGACGCCATGGCTACCCCGGGCACCACCCTCAAGGTGAACCTGTGCCTCAAGGGCCTGCCCACCTTCACCTGTCTGCCCGAGGACCGCGGCCAGTTCGGCCCCACCATCCACCTGCTGCCCCAGGAGGACGTGCTCGAGTCGCTCACCCAGTCCTACGCCGACACCAAGGCCGGCAAGCTCGCCGAGTTCCCCTCCATCGAGTGGTACTTCCACACGCCCGTCGACCCCTCGCTGCGCGACGCCGAGGGCCACCACAACTCCGCCCTCTTCGTGCAGTGGGTGCCCTACCAGCCCAAGGGCTCCACCTGGGAGAAGGAGGAGTCGCGCTACGTGCAGCACCTGCTGTCCATCTGCGACCGCTTCGCTCCCGGCACGAGCGATCTCGTCGTGGAGACCTTCACCCTGTCTCCGCCGCGCATCGAGGCCCACTTCGGGATTACGCACGGCCACATCCACCACGTGGACAACAAGCGCGGCTTCAACGAGCGGCTCCCCTATGAGACGCCCGTGCAGGGGCTCTACTTCTGCGGCGCCGGGTGCCACCCCGCTGGCAGCGTCATTGGCGCCGCCGGGCACAACGCCGCCGGAGTCGTGCTCAAGGCGCTCGGACGTTGA
- the dnaX gene encoding DNA polymerase III subunit gamma/tau: MSYLVLARKWRPQTFDDMTGQEHIVRTIANAIKMDRVAHAYLFCGPRGVGKTTAARLLAKALNCEKGPTATPCGTCRACTEIATGTSVDVAEIDGASNNGVENVREIRENAKYLPQRDRHKIYIIDEVHMLSGAAFNALLKTLEEPPGHVKFIFATTEAHKLPDTILSRCQRHNFRRIPAARMLQRLKQICEAEGAGISDRSLSLVVRQSEGGMRDALSLLDQILASCGANPTDEAVAEALGAIDRTMVQDFAEALVRKDARKVLSRVEEVFNRGLDLKRLAEELALQLRHLFVTKALGEAPAELAESEQKALLALAQEADSAQISRLFDVVHGSVWDVSRAAQPRLAMEMALLKAIQLSPAGSIPDLIAKMDRLASGLNGTSQSQSGAPGGRSGPTNFRV, translated from the coding sequence ATGAGCTACCTCGTCCTCGCGCGTAAGTGGCGCCCGCAAACCTTCGACGACATGACCGGACAGGAGCACATCGTCCGGACCATCGCGAACGCCATCAAGATGGACCGCGTGGCTCACGCCTATCTGTTCTGCGGCCCGCGTGGCGTGGGCAAGACGACGGCCGCCCGCCTGCTCGCCAAGGCCCTCAACTGTGAGAAGGGCCCCACCGCCACTCCCTGCGGCACCTGCCGCGCCTGCACCGAGATCGCCACCGGCACCTCCGTGGATGTGGCCGAGATCGACGGTGCTTCCAACAACGGCGTCGAGAACGTCCGCGAGATTCGCGAGAACGCCAAGTACCTGCCGCAGCGAGACCGGCACAAGATCTACATCATCGACGAGGTCCACATGCTCTCGGGGGCCGCGTTCAACGCGCTCCTCAAGACGCTGGAGGAGCCGCCCGGGCACGTGAAGTTCATCTTCGCCACCACCGAGGCCCACAAGCTCCCGGACACCATCCTCAGCCGCTGCCAGCGCCACAACTTCCGCCGCATCCCCGCCGCGCGCATGCTCCAGCGCCTCAAGCAGATCTGCGAGGCCGAAGGCGCCGGCATCTCCGATCGCTCCCTGTCGCTCGTGGTCCGCCAGTCCGAGGGCGGCATGCGCGACGCGCTCAGCCTGCTCGACCAGATCCTCGCCTCGTGCGGCGCCAACCCCACCGATGAGGCCGTGGCCGAGGCCCTGGGCGCCATCGATCGCACCATGGTGCAGGACTTCGCCGAGGCACTGGTGCGCAAGGACGCGCGCAAGGTGCTCTCTCGCGTCGAGGAGGTCTTCAACCGCGGCCTCGACCTCAAGCGGCTCGCCGAGGAGCTCGCGCTCCAGCTGCGCCACCTCTTCGTCACCAAGGCGCTGGGCGAGGCCCCCGCCGAGCTGGCCGAGTCCGAACAGAAGGCCCTGCTGGCCCTCGCCCAGGAGGCAGACTCGGCGCAGATCTCCCGCCTCTTCGACGTGGTGCATGGCTCGGTGTGGGACGTGTCCCGCGCCGCCCAGCCCCGGCTCGCGATGGAGATGGCGCTGCTCAAGGCCATCCAGCTCTCGCCGGCCGGCAGCATCCCGGACCTCATCGCCAAGATGGATCGGCTCGCCAGTGGCCTGAATGGCACCTCGCAGTCCCAGTCCGGAGCGCCGGGAGGTCGCTCCGGTCCCACCAACTTTCGCGTCTGA